DNA from Solidesulfovibrio sp.:
GCGACCAGTCCCCGGGCCACGGAACGGGCGGACTGGACAGCCATTTGCAGGTCGAAGCGGTCGGCGAAGCGCCACATGATTTGCCGGACGTCATCGCCCGGGAGTGTGCGAAGCGTTTCCATAGATTTCGCCTCATTCGAGGTTTGGACGCGCCGAGGCGCATGATGAGATGATATCAAAAGTATGAAAGTATAAAGTATTCATTCCCGGGCGTCAATTGCCTCCCCCGACGCCGAGCGCCGGGCCGCGCCCGGCCGGGCGCGGCCCCGTGACCGAGGCCCGGCCGGGACTTGTGCAAACCCGGGGGGTTCGATACGAATCCCATCATGGGACATTAACAAGCAGGCAGCCCGATTAACCGGCGAAACCGCATGGCGTACCTCCTCAAATACCATTTCGATCCGGACTACGAACGGCGCCGGCTGCGTCCCAAAAGCCGCGAGGACGGGTCCGTGGACCAGTTCGACCTGGGCTACGCCCAGAACGTGGTGGCCGGCCAACTCATCGCCGAATGGGAGGAGCTGCCGCCGGACGAAGCGCCGGCTGACGGCGACATCGTCTCCGAGGACCTGGCCTTTCCCCACGGCGAGGGCTGCCGGGTCGACCCGTCCAACCCCAGGCGGCTGCTCGCCGCGGTCAACGGCCACGTGGCCAGCGTCGACGGCAGCATCCTCGTGCGCGAGACGCTGTCGGTGGGGCGCGACATCGATTTCCACACCGGCAACATCGTGGCCGTGGGCGACGTGCTCATCGGCGGCAACGTCCGGTCGGGCTTTCTGGTCATGGGCAGGAGCGTGACCGTCCGGGGCACGGTGGAAGGGGCCAAGATCCGGGCCATGGCCGGCGTGTCCTGCCAGGCCGGCATCCAGGGCGGCGGCCGGGCCACGGTGCGGGCCGGCAAGAGCATCCGGGCCAAGTACTGCGAGAACGCGGTGCTCCACGCCGGGCAGAACATCCTCATCGACGGCGCGAGCATGCATTGCCGGCTGTTCGCCGGGGAGAAGCTGGCGGTCAAGGGCCGGCTGGCCGGCGGCGAGGCCTACTGCGGCGAGGCGGTCTACGTGGGCGAGCAGCTCGGCGGCGGCGGCCAGAGCCAGACGCGGCTGCTTCTGGGCTACGACCCCGAGCGCATCCACCAGGACCAGCACGTCAAGGCCCGGGTGCGCGAGGTGCTCCTGGAGATCGAGGCCTGCAAGGTGGACATGGGCCGGGGCGACGCCCGGGCCGAGGCCTGCGGGCAGGAGTTGCCGCGCCTGCTGGCGGCCCTGGAGTCGTGCAAGGCGCAGTTGGCCCGGCTGTGGTCGAGCCCGGCGGCCATGCGGCGGTTTTCCGCCTGCCGGGTGATCGTGCCGGGGCGGGTCGGGGCCAACGTCGAGGTCGGCATCGGCGAGGCCGTCCTGGCCGTGCCCGAGGGCACCCGGGACGTGGTCTTCCGCTACGCCGACGGCGAAATCCTCATGGAGCATCCGGCCCTGCGCAAGTGAGCCCTACCCCCGGCCCTGGCCCCGGCGGCTGAGCACCAGGGCCAGGGCCGTGGTCAGCTTGACGATCTCGGTGTTGTTTTTGCGCACCACCTTGGCCAGCCGCTTGGCCAGCACCGTCACCAGGCGCACGCCGATCTCCGGCCGGGCGGCCAGAAAGGCGAAAAACCGGTCGCGGTCGATGCGCAGAAACCGGCAGTCCGTCAGGCAGGTCACGCTGGCCGAACGGATGTCGCGGTCAAGCAGCGCCATCTCGCCGAAAAAGGGGCTCTGGGCATCGGACAGTTCGGCCAGGGTCTTGCCCCCGGCCTCGGCGGCGAGCGCCGGCACGGCCACCCCCTTGAGCACCATGGACTTGCGCACCCGCACCCTGCCCGAAACCAGCAGGAACATGTCGTCGCCGGGCTCGCCCTCGACAATCACGTCGCGCCCGGCCGCCAGCCCCACCTCGTCGAAGGACGGCCGCACGGCATCGATCTCCTCGGGGGAAAGCCCCGCGAACAGCTCGGCCCGGCGCCAGGACGCGTCGCTCATAGCCCGCCTCCCGGGCCGCCGGGCGCGGCCTCGGGCAGGGCGCCCAGGCGCAGCACGATCATCCCGTCATAGCCGGCCAGGTCCACGGCGTCGCCGGGATTGGCCACCACGCGCGGCCCCTGGCTGCCGATGCGCCCCTCCTGGCCATAGGCAGCGAAAAGCTCCAAAATGAAGCTGTCCAGGGCCGAATCCGCGTCCAACAGGTCCTTTATGGCGATGTCGCGGCGCAGCCGGAACACGGCCACCGGCAGTTCGCCCCCGCCGGCCAGGGATTTCGCCACCAGTTGCGACCAGCGCGCCCCCCGCTCCTCGCCCGCAAAGGCCCGCACCGCCATGCCCCGATGGCCGGCAACGCCAAGCAGGCCCTCCACGAAATGCCACAGGGCCGGATGCTCGCCGAGCGTCCCCAGCGCCCGGCCGGCCAGCTCGCCGCGCACCACGGTCACGTCCACCCCGGCCCGGCTCAAGTGCTTGCGGTTGGTTTCGAGCAGGGCCTCGGCGTACAGCGGCACCTTCGGGGCCAGCCCCCGGAAGGTCAGGGCGGCAAGCAGGGTCTGCTGGTCGGCGTCCTCGGGGGCCAGCCCGTCCTGGGACAGGATGTAGGCGGCCCGGGCCGTCCCGGGCGAGGCCCGGACCAGTGTCGGCTCCTGGGCCGGGTTGCCCCGGCAGAATTCCAGGGCGTCGTCGAGGGAAAGATCGGCCGAAAGCCCGGCGAAGACTTCGGGATCGAGCGGCGCGACCAGGACCACGGCGGGTTTGCGCCCGTGCGGCGCGGCGGCGGCCAGGGCGCGCAACAGTTGCGGCGCCTGGGCGTTGTAGCCGAGCACGAGGCAATGTCCCGAGGTTCTCACTGGCATAAGCCCCTGCCGTTTACGGTTTTTGCGTTCGATGAGCACCGAGGCCAGATTACCGGTCAGGGTGGCCATGACGCCGACGCCGGCGGCCATGATGGCCATGGCCACCAGGCGCCCGGCCACGGTGGTGGGCACGACGTCGCCGTAGCCCACCGTGGACAGCGTGACCATGGCCAACCACAGGGCGTCGAAAAAATTCCTGTCGGGAGCGGATTGGAACTCGAAGACATCGAACGCGGCCGAGGCCGCGAGCAAAATGACCACCACCAGGGCCAGGGAAGTGGCCAGGGTCGAGCCCAGAAGCCCGCGCCACAGGCGCGCCGGCCCGTTCATCCGCGCCTTCGCGCCGGACGTGGCCGTCCCCCGTGATCCTGTCGCGGCCGCCGGCCGCGCCCCCCTTGAACGCGCATGGAAACTCTTGTAAGGTCAAAATGGCTTTTCGTCGATCATCCCGTATCCCCCTACCCCAGGAGCGCCCATGTGGTTCGGACGCATTCTCCTCCTGACGGCCCTCGCGGCTTTCTCCGTGCTTTGGCCGGGCCTCGCCCCGGCGGCGGACATCGACACCTACGCCAAGGCCCATGACCGGCTCGTCGCCCAGGACGCCCGGGCCGGCGACGACGGGACCAGCGTCGCCGGCGACGAGACCCTCCGCCAGGGCGCCGTTTCCGTGACCGCGGGCGGGCGCGCCGTCACGCTGGGGCAGGGGCCGGGCTGGCTGTTCGGCCTGGCCACGCCGCTTGGCCAAGGCAAGACCCTGTACCGACTGGCCCTGGTCGCCCAGGACGGCAAGACCACCTTCGCCGCCGTGGACGCCCTGCCGTCCGGCCTGACGGCGGTGGCGGCCCGCCGGCAAGCCCCGGCCGTGGCCGCCGTGGACAGCCGGGAAGCGGCCCTGACGGCGCTCACCGACCGGCTGCTCGGCCACAGCCTGCAAGGCCGGCGGGTCTACGCGGCAAACGAGGCCGTCACCGACACGGCGACCGTCGCCCTGTGGCGCGGCGAAGTGACGCTTTCCGGCGGCCCGGGCTGGCTGTTCTTCGTGGACGACAAGCCCGGGGCCAACTGGGAGCATCCCTGCCGCTACGTGCTCGTGTCCCGGACCGGCGCCCTCGCGGTGGCCACGGCCACCATGCCGCCCAAGGACCTGTCGGGTTTCACGGAACTGACCACCCGGGCCGCGCCGGCAAGCAAGGCGGCCAACGGCGCGGCGGCCCCGACCATCTCCCCGCCGACGGCCAAGGCAGCCACCGACGCCAGCCACCGCTACGCCGTCATCATCTCCGGCGGGGCCGACCGGTACAGCAACTATACGCGCTACTGGAAGGACTGTTCCTTCTTTTTCACGACGCTCAAGGCCAACGGCTTCCTGCAGGACAACATCTACGTGCTGATCAGCGACGGCAAGGACCCGGCCGTGGACCAGTCCAACGGCACGAGCTCCTTGTGGGACCTCAACGACGACGGGATCGACGACACCCGCTACAGCGCGACCAAGGCGAACATCACGGCCGTGTTCGACGAACTGGCCGGGAAAATGACCAGCGAGGACATCCTCTACATCTTCACCACCGACCACGGCGGCAACAACGCCGACACCAACCCGGCGCCCTTCGCCAACAGCGACGTGGTCCTGTGGCTGTGGAACGACACCTCCATCACCAATGCCGCCTTCGCGGCCGAGGTGAACAAGGTCAAGGCCAAGGCCGTGGTGGGCATTTTCGAGCAGTGCTTTTCCGGGGGATTCGTGGAGGCGCTCAAGGGGCCCAACCGGGTGCTGCTGTCCGCCTCGCGCTGGTGGGAGCTGTCCTACGCCGCCGCCTCGGACGCCCTCGACTACGACGAATTCTCCTACTACGCGACCCAGGCCCTGGCCGACCCGACCAAGGGCGATTCCAACGGCGACGGCATCGTCACCCTGGAGGAAGCCTATGCCTACGCCCTGGCCAAGGATTCCTACCAGTCCGAGACCCTGTCCGACAAAGGCGACAACGACGGCGAACACCCCAGCTACTACAGCAATCCCTGGGACCTCGGCCGCAAGCTCGCCCTGACCGGCGCCTACCCGCAGGCCAAGGCCCCGACCTACGGCGGCTATTCCCAGTACGAGGTCGGCGACGCCTTCCCCGGCGGCGGCACGGCCAAGGGCTGGCAAGGCGCGGATACGTCCTGGACGCTGGCCCTGCCCTTCGCCTTCCCGATTAACGGCACGACCTACGACACGGTCAACGTCGGCAGCAACGGCATGCTGTCCTTCGGCACGGCCGTGGCCAGCGGGCTCAACTCGGTGGACGGGCTCAAGGCGGCCGTGGCCGTGGCCCCGTACTGGGACCGGCTGACCACCACCACCGCGGGCGACGACGTGTCGGTGCTTTCGGACGCGACGGGGACGACCATCATCTGGAAGGCCCACACCTGGATCGACAACCGTCCGGTCAACACGGCGGCGCGGCTTTTCCCCAACGGAACCATCCGGTTGTATTACGGCACGGGCAACCAGAACACCTCGCGCACGGAGTACCGGGACAAGACCATCGGGCTTTCCCTGGGCGATGCGGCAAGCGACAAGTATCTGCTGGGGTTGCGCAACGGCGCGCCCGACCTGGGCAACGCCAGGACGCTGCTCATCCAGCCGGCGGCCATGGCCCCGCCCGCGATGGGGCTGCCCTGGGCCAGTTTGTTGCTGCAATAAGGCGCGTCCTTCCTCCCTTCGAGGGGGTCCGGGGGGCATCATGCCCCCCGGCCGCCGGAGGCATCGTCAGGCTCGCTTCACCAAAAGCATAAATATATGAACACATAACTGACGTTATGTGTTCATATCGGCATCACGCCCGCAAATGGGCGCGCCAGGTGTCGACGATTTCCTTTTCGCGTCGGGCGGGTTCGCTTTGGGGGCAGATGCGGCAGGCTTCCTCGGCCGCCTCGGCGGCCTGCTTCATCCAGCCGCCCTCGCGCAGGCTGCGCGAGGCCATGATGTAGAGCATCTCCGGCGTGTTGCCGTAAATCCCCCGGATGAGCTCCCGGTAGCCCTGGACGAAGACCTCGCGCACCAGGTCGTTGCGCTTGAACAGGAACCGGGCCAGCCAGTGGTTTTCCTGCTGGTCGGCGAAAAACAGCGGAAACAGCTTGCGGCACTCGCCGAAAAGGAACCGGATGCGGCGAATCTCGCGCTGCATGCTCTCGGCGGTCTGCATGAGCAGCTGGAACAGTTCGCGGCTGATGATGAGGTCGGGCTCGGGCAGCTCGCGCTCCTGCATGGAACGGAACCACGGCGCGTAGTTCTGCTGCTGGTAGGCGTCCTCCTTGAGCTTCATGGACTCGTGGAAGATGTAGCCGATGCACCAGTCCAGGAACTGGCCGACCAGGCTCGAACCGCCGCCCTCGCGAAAGAGGTGGTGGGCCGTGTCCTTTAAGCGCCACAGCAGGCCCTTGTTCATCTCCTCGCCGAGCAGGTCCTTGAGCTCCTCGAAGGCCATGGTGCCGGTGCGGTCGAATTCGCGAAACAGCTTCTCCAGCACCTGCACGGCCAGGCAGTAGTCGCGCAGCAGATCGCGCATGAATTCGGCGCGTTTCTCGTCGAACCAGTTGCTGGCCACGCCTACCCCCTTCCCGGCTGCGGGCCGGGCAAGCCCGCCGGGGCGTACCGGGCCAGCCGGGCCAGGCGTTCGTCCACCAGGGCGTAGAGGGTCCCGGCCGGGAACTTGCCGTCCGGACCGCGCACGCCGGCCGGGATGCCGGTGAGGATCTCCATGGCCCCCTCGATGGTCGTGACCGGGAAGATGTGGAAGCGCCCCTCGGCCACGGCGGCCACGATGTCGTCGTCGAGCATGAGGTTGACCACGTTGTCGGCGGGCAGCAGCACCCCCTGCTCGCCGGTCAGGCCCCGGCGGCGGCAGACCGTGAAAAAGCCGCGAATCTTCTCGTTTAAGCCCCCCACGGCCAAAATGGCCCCGGACTGGGACACGGCCCCGGTCATGGCGTAGCACAGCTTGATGGGCCGCTCGGCCAGGGCGGAGAGCAGGGCGGCCAGCTCGGCGCCCGAGGCCGAATCGCCCTCCACCTCGGCGTAGCTCTGCTCGAAGCACAGCGACCCAGTCATGACCAGCGCCTTGTCCTGGGCGAACCGGCCCAGGAGATAGCTTTTTAAGATCATCATGCCCTTGGTGTGGATGGGCCCGCCAAGCTCGGCCTCGCGTTCCAGGTCGAGGATGCCGCCGTGGCCCACGCCGACCGTGCAGGCGATCTGGTGGGGCAGCCCAAAGGCGTAGTCGCCGAACATGCGCACGGACAGGCCGTTGGCCCGGCCCACGGCCTCGCCGGCGGTGGGCACCTTGATCATCTCCCGGTCGTACTCCTCGAGGTATTCCTCCTCGTAGAGGTTGACCCGGAAATCGCGGGCCCGCCGGGCCCGTTCCAGATGGGCGGCGCCGACCAGTTCGGCGCCCTCCCCCCGGGCCAGGGCGGCGGCCTCGATCATGAGCTCCCGGGCCAGGGGGAGCTTCAGCGACAGCCGGGCCTGGTCCTCGGTCAGCAGCGAGGCGTATTCCACGAGGCCGGCCAGGGCGGCCCGGTCGAAGGGCGGCAGCTTCGCCTCGCGGATGACCGTGGCGGCCAGGGTCAGGTAGACCAGCACGTTTTCGGGCGTGCGCGGCATGGTCTCCTGGAGGTGGGCCTTGAGCTTGAAGAGCTTGCCGAAGCGTTCGTCGTTGTACAGCAGCAGTTCGTAGGCCTCGTCCGGCCCGACCAGCACCACCTTGAGGT
Protein-coding regions in this window:
- a CDS encoding cyclic nucleotide-binding domain-containing protein; the encoded protein is MSDASWRRAELFAGLSPEEIDAVRPSFDEVGLAAGRDVIVEGEPGDDMFLLVSGRVRVRKSMVLKGVAVPALAAEAGGKTLAELSDAQSPFFGEMALLDRDIRSASVTCLTDCRFLRIDRDRFFAFLAARPEIGVRLVTVLAKRLAKVVRKNNTEIVKLTTALALVLSRRGQGRG
- a CDS encoding ion channel; amino-acid sequence: MNGPARLWRGLLGSTLATSLALVVVILLAASAAFDVFEFQSAPDRNFFDALWLAMVTLSTVGYGDVVPTTVAGRLVAMAIMAAGVGVMATLTGNLASVLIERKNRKRQGLMPVRTSGHCLVLGYNAQAPQLLRALAAAAPHGRKPAVVLVAPLDPEVFAGLSADLSLDDALEFCRGNPAQEPTLVRASPGTARAAYILSQDGLAPEDADQQTLLAALTFRGLAPKVPLYAEALLETNRKHLSRAGVDVTVVRGELAGRALGTLGEHPALWHFVEGLLGVAGHRGMAVRAFAGEERGARWSQLVAKSLAGGGELPVAVFRLRRDIAIKDLLDADSALDSFILELFAAYGQEGRIGSQGPRVVANPGDAVDLAGYDGMIVLRLGALPEAAPGGPGGGL
- a CDS encoding FapA family protein is translated as MAYLLKYHFDPDYERRRLRPKSREDGSVDQFDLGYAQNVVAGQLIAEWEELPPDEAPADGDIVSEDLAFPHGEGCRVDPSNPRRLLAAVNGHVASVDGSILVRETLSVGRDIDFHTGNIVAVGDVLIGGNVRSGFLVMGRSVTVRGTVEGAKIRAMAGVSCQAGIQGGGRATVRAGKSIRAKYCENAVLHAGQNILIDGASMHCRLFAGEKLAVKGRLAGGEAYCGEAVYVGEQLGGGGQSQTRLLLGYDPERIHQDQHVKARVREVLLEIEACKVDMGRGDARAEACGQELPRLLAALESCKAQLARLWSSPAAMRRFSACRVIVPGRVGANVEVGIGEAVLAVPEGTRDVVFRYADGEILMEHPALRK
- a CDS encoding C13 family peptidase, with amino-acid sequence MWFGRILLLTALAAFSVLWPGLAPAADIDTYAKAHDRLVAQDARAGDDGTSVAGDETLRQGAVSVTAGGRAVTLGQGPGWLFGLATPLGQGKTLYRLALVAQDGKTTFAAVDALPSGLTAVAARRQAPAVAAVDSREAALTALTDRLLGHSLQGRRVYAANEAVTDTATVALWRGEVTLSGGPGWLFFVDDKPGANWEHPCRYVLVSRTGALAVATATMPPKDLSGFTELTTRAAPASKAANGAAAPTISPPTAKAATDASHRYAVIISGGADRYSNYTRYWKDCSFFFTTLKANGFLQDNIYVLISDGKDPAVDQSNGTSSLWDLNDDGIDDTRYSATKANITAVFDELAGKMTSEDILYIFTTDHGGNNADTNPAPFANSDVVLWLWNDTSITNAAFAAEVNKVKAKAVVGIFEQCFSGGFVEALKGPNRVLLSASRWWELSYAAASDALDYDEFSYYATQALADPTKGDSNGDGIVTLEEAYAYALAKDSYQSETLSDKGDNDGEHPSYYSNPWDLGRKLALTGAYPQAKAPTYGGYSQYEVGDAFPGGGTAKGWQGADTSWTLALPFAFPINGTTYDTVNVGSNGMLSFGTAVASGLNSVDGLKAAVAVAPYWDRLTTTTAGDDVSVLSDATGTTIIWKAHTWIDNRPVNTAARLFPNGTIRLYYGTGNQNTSRTEYRDKTIGLSLGDAASDKYLLGLRNGAPDLGNARTLLIQPAAMAPPAMGLPWASLLLQ